Genomic DNA from uncultured Desulfosarcina sp.:
TCCTTCGGCTGCCGGTCGGGTTCGGTTTACTACCAAGTCTGGTTCACCGAGCACCACCCCGACGCCTGCAGCACAGGCCCCACCGAGCGATGGCTGGAGCATGCCGCCTGGCGGTTCTGCCTCGATATGACCGGCGAACGCGCCTTTTATACCGGCATCTCGGGCAGTTTTCTGCGGGAATACGCCACCCACGCCGTTCGGGATGACGTCGTCGATCGCATGAACGTTCTTTTGGGATGGGACACCCGGCTGCGCATCTACCCGATTCTGGATACGATCCTGGAGCTTTCCAGGACGCGGGAAGAAGGGGCCTGGCCCCGGGGAAAACTGGTGTTTGTGGAACCCCAGGCGTTGCCGCAGATGTCCTTTCTGGCCCGCTTCCCGGAATCGGAACAGCCTTCCATAGAGAACATCAAACATGTCCGTAAACTGCTGGCCGCCGTGGAACGATCGGATCTCAAGCTGATTTCCGACGGTCGTTGCGTGGCCGGGATCGCGGCGGAATCCCTGCCGGATTTTACCATCACCGCCGATTTCCGGGGTGGGCACGGCTTTTTAAAGGTTGTCGATGACCCGGTGTGCAGTTTTTCCGACGGCACCTACCAGTCCAGGACCCGCCGGGCCAACCTGGTGCATCTGGAGGAAGCGCTGCTGGAATCGGATCTCGATCCCGAAATCGGCAACACCGTATTCAAGATCGTCGCTTCGCTGGTCCACCGGGCGGAAGACCGGAAACATGGCGCCACCCTGGTTCTGAACCTCGATGCTTCACCGCTGGCCATTTCCGGGCAATGCTTCGACCGGCCCCTGGATCTGCAGGAACCGGAAGTCCTCGATCTGGCCAAAGCCCTATTGCGGCTGGACGGTGCCCTGCATATCGGCGCCGATCTGCATCTTCACGGATTTGCCTGCCTGCTGGACGGGCGAGCCATCGAGGGCGAAGACCGTGCCCGCGGCGCGCGCTTCAATTCGGCCTTGCGGTTTTCCGCCGAACATGCCGACATCATCATCGTGGTGGTTTCCTCGGACCGCCCGGTTTCCGTCATTCAATCCGGCGTCGAGATCAGTGCCGCCTGCCAATGGCGGCCCATGTCCTGCGGCATCGTGCAACCGACCCATCTGGATCGCTGGGTGGACCGCAACGGCGACTGACTTTCCGGACGAAGAATGGACAAAATCACCTAAAGATCGTCCTGCGACCCGCCGATTAGGAAAGTACGGACCTGGTGTTAAATCGGAAGTATTCTCGATCGGTGAAAGTTGCTATGAGCCAAAATATAGATTCAATTATTTCCAACTACGAACAGCAATACAAAATCTTCGAAAAATCGATCATCGACGTGATCTGGGTCGTGGACGTCGAAGCGATGGGCTTTACCTATATCAGCCCCTCGGTAAACCAGGTCACCGGCTACACCCCCGAAGAGATCAAAGCGCTGCCCATGGAGAAGCTGCTGGCGCCCGAATCGTATCGCAAGGGCATGGATTATCTGACCGAGGGGCATCGCAAGTACAAGATGGGAAAAAGCATCAAACGCAAAGCGGAATTTGAACTGCTGCACAAAAACGGTTCGCCGTTCTGGGTTGAAATCACGGCCAAATTCTTCAAAGGAGACCAGGGACGGACCCAGCTCTTCGGTGCCATGCGCAATGTTACGAAGCAGCATGCGCTGGCGAAGAAACGCGACGAACTGCTTCTCAAGCTGGAAGAATCCTTAAGCCGCCAGAAAGCGCTGGAAGCCGAAAACGAGATGCTGCGCGGTCTGTTGCCCATCTGCTCCAACTGCAAGAAAATCCGCGACGATTCCGGCAAGTGGTGGCATGTGGAAGAGTATATCGCCATGCATTCCGAGGCCGATTTTTCCCATACCATCTGCCCCCCCTGCCGCAAAAAAATCTACCCGAAAGCCAACTGAAGATTGTCGCTTTTCCTTTGCATACAGCCCCCTGCACAGGATTGAAACCTGTTTCAATTTTCGCACGGTTTCGTTATACGTAAACCATGAAGAACCATCATCGAAATGGAAGGAAACGTTCGTCGTGAATCGTGAAAACAGTGCCCACAGCGATGTTCTGATCGTGGGAGGCGGGGTCATCGGACTGGCCTGCGCCTGGTATCTGGCCCGATTGGGGAAATCAGTCCGCATCGTGGAGGAGGAAAGCGTGGGGTCCGGCGCCTCCCACGGCAACTGCGGAATCCTCTTTTTCAGCGATCTCGTGCCGCTGTGCGCTCCCGGCGCCATAAGCCATGAACTGATGCGCCTCTTGCAGGGAACCTCGCCCCTGTATATCAAACCGCGCCCGGATTTTTCCCTGGCCTTCTGGCTGCTCCGGTTTGCCGCCAACTGTACCGCCGGCCAGCGCAGCCATGCGATGCGCGCCAAGGAGAGCATTTTACGGACATCCATGGAATTGTTCGACGAATTGCTGGCAGAGGAAAACCTGGACTGCGACCATGACCGGCGCGGCGTAATCATGGCCTTCACCGATCCGAAATACCTGGAGGGGTACGCGAAAACCAGCCGCATGCTGGAGCCTTTCGGCTTTGCCCCGACCTACCTCGACCGCGAAAGTGTCCGGCAGTTGGAGCCGGCACTGAGCCACAGGGTTTGCGGCGGCTGGCACCACCATACGGACAGCCACCTGCGTCCCGACGCCCTGGTGAAGGCCTGGGGCCGCGCCGTCCGGGATGCGGGCGTGACGATCGAGGAAAACTGCCGCCTGGAGAGCTTTGAAACCCGAAGCGGTGTCGTGCGGCGCGCGCGAACCTCGAACGGGACGTTTTCCGCAGATCAGTTCATCCTGGCCACCGGCGCCTGGACCGCGGCCATCGCCCGCCAGTTCAATCTGCGCATCCCCGTACAGCCAGGAAAGGGCTACAGCATCACCATGGAAAAACCGTCCGCCTGCCCTGAAATGCCCTGTTACCTCTACGAACGCAACGTCGTCGTCACCCCCTGGAAAAGCGGTTTTCGTTTGGGCGGCACCATGGAATTTTCCGGATTCGGCACCGACTTGACCCGGCGACGGCTGGACCATTTAGAATCCGCTGCGGCCTTTTATCTGCAGACGCCGATAGGCCGCCGGGTGGAAGAACGCTGGGCGGGGCTGCGGCCCATGTGCTGCGACGACCTGCCCATCATCGGCCGCACGCCGGGGTGGGACAATCTGCTCCTGGCCACCGGCCACGGCATGCTGGGCGTTACCATGGCCACGGGAACCGGCCGTCTGATCGCCGACCTGATCCTGGACCGAAAGCCGCCGTTCGACCCGCGGCCGTTCGCCGTCGAACGGTTCCGGTAACGGACCCGGCACAACTGCAACCGGCAAATGCCAGTGCCCCAATCGGGCCACGGCCCATTGGACCGTCCGGAAGAACCCGGATTTGCCTGCTATGGACCTGAACAGCCTTTACATTTTTCAGGACTTTGCCGCCGCAGCCATTTCGGCCGCCCTGGCAATTTACCTGGTGCCTCGCTGGAGCGCCCTCAGCGCCAGAGCCCTGCTGCTGTTGATGGTTGCAGTCGCCTTCTGGTCGTTCTCTTATGGTCTGGAATTTAAAAGCACCGGGCTGGAAGCCAAACTCTTCTGGGTCCGCGTGGAATATCTGGGCGCCGCCTGGGTGGGGGTGCTTTATTTTCAATTCGCCATGGCCCTTATCGGAAAAAAGGCGTGGCTCAAGGGCGCCAGGGGAGGAACGATCCTGATTTTACCCGCCCTGACCATCCTTGCCGTTTTTACCAACCCCTACCACCAGTTGATGTGGTCCCGGGTATGGATCGACCCATCCGGGCCGGTAACGGTTCTGGTCTTCCAGCGCGGCATCGGTTTCTGGATTTTCGTGGCCTATTCGTACGGCCTGGTGCTGGCGGGAACGGTGTCCGTTTTCCACAGCTATCTTTTCGCCCGCCAGACCGAGAGCAGACACTTCTGGGTCGTGTTGATCGGTGTGCTGGCCCCCTGGGTGAGCAATATCGTCTATCTGACTGGTTTCGAGCCCCTGCGCCACATCGATCTTACACCGGTGGCCTTTACCGTCAGCGGCCTGGCCTTCTTCTGGGGGACCGTTCGCCACCAGATGCTGGAACTGATTCCCATCGCCAGGGATACCGTCGTCGAAAGCATGCAGGATGCCGTCATCGTCCTGGATCTGCGCAACCGCATCATCGACCTGAACGCCGCCGCCCGCAGGCTTCTGCCGGACGGGGCAACATCGCCCATCGGCCAGTATCTGCCGGTCTTTTTCCCGGAACTGTACCTCCGCGTCGAACAAAGCCGGGACAACGCGTTAAAAGACGTTTCGCTGACCCTCCCGAAAGGAGCCATAACCGGATTCTGGCAGCTTCGGCAATCGCCCCTGTACAGCAGCGGTAAAAATCCCAGTGGGTGGCTGATCGTTCTCCAGGACGTCACCGAACAGAAACACAATGAAGCGGCCCTTCGCGAAAGCGAAGAGAAATTTCGCAGCATCAGCGCCAGCGCACTGGATGCCATCATCATGATCGATCCCGATGGCCGCATCTCTTTCTGGAACCGCGCTGCGGAAAAAATCTTCGGATACCGGAACGAGGAAGTCATGGGCAGGGATCTTCACCGGCAACTGGCTCCGGAATCGTCCCTGTCCGGCTATCGGGAGGCCTTCACCGTTTTCCAGCATAGCGGAAACGGGGCGTTGATGGGCAAAACCATCGAAATCGACTGCCGCCATAAAGACGGCAGCATTTTCCCCGCGGAGTTGTCCCTGTCGCCGCTGCTGTTGGACGGTCAATGGCATGCCGTGGGAATTTTGCGGGATATCGCCGAGCGCAAGAAAACCCAGGAGTATCTGATGCAGAACGAGAAGATGATTTCCCTGGGCGGTCTTGCGGCCGGCATGGCCCATGAAATCAACAATCCGCTGGCGGGCATCCTGTCCAGCATCCAGGTCATACGCATGCGCATGCTCGGCGATCTGCCGGCCAACAAACAGGCGGCCGAGGCGGCCGGCATCCGCCTCGAGGGACTGCGGGAGTATATGAAGCGACGCAAGATCGTGGATAAAATCGAAGCCGTCGATCAATCCTGCCGGCGGGCCGCCGTTATCGTTCGCAACATGTTGAACTTCGCACGAAAAAGCGACACCGTTTTCTCCAAGCACGACCTGGCGGTGTTGCTCGATCAGACCATCGATCTGGCCAAAAACGATTTTCAGCTCAGCGGGCAGCGGGATTTCCAGAAAATTCAAATCGAACGCAACTACCTCGGCGGCATGCCCTCGGTCTTCTGCGATGCCGGCCAGATCCAGCAGGTGGTGTTCAACATTCTCAAAAACGGGGCCCAGGCCATGTGGGAACAGGGGGCCGAATCCTTTAAACTGAAATTTCAATTGACGCTGGATCGCCAGGACGAATGGGCCCGCATCATCATCGCGGACAACGGCCCCGGGATGCCGGAAGCGGTCCGCAAACGGATTTTCGATCCGTTCTACACGACCAAACCCACCGGATCGGGCACCGGCCTGGGGCTCTCCATTGCCTATTTCATCGTCACGGAAAATCACTCGGGAAGGTTGACGGTCGACTCCTCGCCTGGCCAGGGCACGGTTTTTACGGTCCGTCTGCCGCTGACCCATAAGCCGCCATCCTGGAAAACGGATCAATGAGAAAAAGCCGTTTCCGGAAAGCCATGCTGGCCGTCGGGGTGGCAGGCCTGCTGCTGGTCTTTTACGGCCTGATGGGACGGTGGCTGGCCCCGGCCGGCATCCGCCAGCGGTTGACGGCCGACCGCAGCTGCCGCCTGTGCGATCTTGCCGGCGAGAACCTCAATGGCCTGAACCTTGCCGGGGCCGATTTTACCGGGGCGATATTTTACGGGACCGATCTGACCGGCGCGGTGTTGAAAAATGCGATTCTGGTCAACGCCGATTTGCGCTGCGCATGCATCGAAAAGGCGATACTGGACGGGGCGACCTGGGTCAACGGCCAGATCTGCGGCTCGCCTTCCATCGGCAGGTGCCTGACGCCCGATACGGCCAAGCTGCTGGAATCGGGCCACTGCCCCGGCTGCAACCTGAGGGCCGCCACCCTCGATTCATCTCCATTGGCCGGCGCCTTTCTGAAAAGCGCCGACCTGACGCGAGCCGCCCTCTCCCGCACGAACTTGAACCAGGCCAACCTGACGCGGGCCAACCTGACCCGATCCGTGGCCCGGCAGGCCGGCTTTCAAAAAAGCCTGCTGCTGGAAGCGGATCTCACCGAAGCGGATCTCACAGGCGCCGATCTTTCCGAAGCGTACCTGAGAAAAAGCCTGATGACCGGAGCCGTTCTTGAACACGCCTGCCTGGAGAAAGCGGATCTGCGGCAGGCCGTGTTCCACGGGGCCAGACTGAACGGCGCCAGGCTGTCCGGAGCCGACCTGGCCGAAGCCAATCTCAAAATGGCCGACCTGACCGGCGCCGACCTGACCGGCGCCAACCTGGAGAAAGCCAATCTCATCGG
This window encodes:
- a CDS encoding histidine kinase N-terminal 7TM domain-containing protein — encoded protein: MDLNSLYIFQDFAAAAISAALAIYLVPRWSALSARALLLLMVAVAFWSFSYGLEFKSTGLEAKLFWVRVEYLGAAWVGVLYFQFAMALIGKKAWLKGARGGTILILPALTILAVFTNPYHQLMWSRVWIDPSGPVTVLVFQRGIGFWIFVAYSYGLVLAGTVSVFHSYLFARQTESRHFWVVLIGVLAPWVSNIVYLTGFEPLRHIDLTPVAFTVSGLAFFWGTVRHQMLELIPIARDTVVESMQDAVIVLDLRNRIIDLNAAARRLLPDGATSPIGQYLPVFFPELYLRVEQSRDNALKDVSLTLPKGAITGFWQLRQSPLYSSGKNPSGWLIVLQDVTEQKHNEAALRESEEKFRSISASALDAIIMIDPDGRISFWNRAAEKIFGYRNEEVMGRDLHRQLAPESSLSGYREAFTVFQHSGNGALMGKTIEIDCRHKDGSIFPAELSLSPLLLDGQWHAVGILRDIAERKKTQEYLMQNEKMISLGGLAAGMAHEINNPLAGILSSIQVIRMRMLGDLPANKQAAEAAGIRLEGLREYMKRRKIVDKIEAVDQSCRRAAVIVRNMLNFARKSDTVFSKHDLAVLLDQTIDLAKNDFQLSGQRDFQKIQIERNYLGGMPSVFCDAGQIQQVVFNILKNGAQAMWEQGAESFKLKFQLTLDRQDEWARIIIADNGPGMPEAVRKRIFDPFYTTKPTGSGTGLGLSIAYFIVTENHSGRLTVDSSPGQGTVFTVRLPLTHKPPSWKTDQ
- a CDS encoding FAD-dependent oxidoreductase — translated: MWKSISPCIPRPIFPIPSAPPAAKKSTRKPTEDCRFSFAYSPLHRIETCFNFRTVSLYVNHEEPSSKWKETFVVNRENSAHSDVLIVGGGVIGLACAWYLARLGKSVRIVEEESVGSGASHGNCGILFFSDLVPLCAPGAISHELMRLLQGTSPLYIKPRPDFSLAFWLLRFAANCTAGQRSHAMRAKESILRTSMELFDELLAEENLDCDHDRRGVIMAFTDPKYLEGYAKTSRMLEPFGFAPTYLDRESVRQLEPALSHRVCGGWHHHTDSHLRPDALVKAWGRAVRDAGVTIEENCRLESFETRSGVVRRARTSNGTFSADQFILATGAWTAAIARQFNLRIPVQPGKGYSITMEKPSACPEMPCYLYERNVVVTPWKSGFRLGGTMEFSGFGTDLTRRRLDHLESAAAFYLQTPIGRRVEERWAGLRPMCCDDLPIIGRTPGWDNLLLATGHGMLGVTMATGTGRLIADLILDRKPPFDPRPFAVERFR
- a CDS encoding pentapeptide repeat-containing protein, giving the protein MRKSRFRKAMLAVGVAGLLLVFYGLMGRWLAPAGIRQRLTADRSCRLCDLAGENLNGLNLAGADFTGAIFYGTDLTGAVLKNAILVNADLRCACIEKAILDGATWVNGQICGSPSIGRCLTPDTAKLLESGHCPGCNLRAATLDSSPLAGAFLKSADLTRAALSRTNLNQANLTRANLTRSVARQAGFQKSLLLEADLTEADLTGADLSEAYLRKSLMTGAVLEHACLEKADLRQAVFHGARLNGARLSGADLAEANLKMADLTGADLTGANLEKANLIGARLKGARFDEAYLTGAVWTNGKKCGHGSIGRCEQ
- a CDS encoding DNA integrity scanning protein DisA nucleotide-binding domain protein; this translates as MGLNSFICHCIGDSLDGLRDGLSHFSGPSRAAIVFAMEPDDPMYIFDPQNLLGGHEPRLKELYVENRQWRSAPAIQRDSLKYNHIVPEKDIHLAGLISFGCRSGSVYYQVWFTEHHPDACSTGPTERWLEHAAWRFCLDMTGERAFYTGISGSFLREYATHAVRDDVVDRMNVLLGWDTRLRIYPILDTILELSRTREEGAWPRGKLVFVEPQALPQMSFLARFPESEQPSIENIKHVRKLLAAVERSDLKLISDGRCVAGIAAESLPDFTITADFRGGHGFLKVVDDPVCSFSDGTYQSRTRRANLVHLEEALLESDLDPEIGNTVFKIVASLVHRAEDRKHGATLVLNLDASPLAISGQCFDRPLDLQEPEVLDLAKALLRLDGALHIGADLHLHGFACLLDGRAIEGEDRARGARFNSALRFSAEHADIIIVVVSSDRPVSVIQSGVEISAACQWRPMSCGIVQPTHLDRWVDRNGD
- a CDS encoding PAS domain S-box protein, with the protein product MSQNIDSIISNYEQQYKIFEKSIIDVIWVVDVEAMGFTYISPSVNQVTGYTPEEIKALPMEKLLAPESYRKGMDYLTEGHRKYKMGKSIKRKAEFELLHKNGSPFWVEITAKFFKGDQGRTQLFGAMRNVTKQHALAKKRDELLLKLEESLSRQKALEAENEMLRGLLPICSNCKKIRDDSGKWWHVEEYIAMHSEADFSHTICPPCRKKIYPKAN